The sequence TATAAGGCCGATGTAGGAGACCCGACACAGTGCCAACACCTTATTCAGGCAACGGTTTCTGCCTTTGGTCACCTGGATATTGCTTTTAACAATGCGGGTATTGGGGGTGAGCTGAATTTAACCGCCGATTATTCGGTGGAGGGCTGGCAGAAGATCATCAATGTCAATCTCAACAGCGTTTTCTATTGCATGAAGTATGAACTGGAAGTGATGCTGAAACAGAATAGCACGGGTTCAATTGTTAATATGGCCTCGATCCTGGGGCAGGTTGGTACGGCTCAGTCGCCCGGCTATGTAGCCGCCAAACATGGCGTTGTGGGTCTGACCCAGGCGACCGCCCTTGAATACGCGGCTAAAGGCATCCGCATCAATGCCGTTGGCCCAGCTTACATCGATACCCCTTTACTGGGCGTATTGCCGAACGACGTTAAAGAAATGCTGGTCGACCTTCATCCCATCGGTCGGCTAGGTCGGTCGGAAGAAGTAGCTGAACTGGTTGTCTTTCTCTCATCGGATAAAGCCTCGTTCGTAACGGGTTCCTACTATCCTATCGATGGTGGGTATCTGGCCCGATAACTGGCAAATTTTCCTGCTGGCTGTTTAAATCTTGATTTGACAGAAATCAGGCTCGTTTACTTAGCTGACTAAAATCCTTACCGCATCATCACATCGCATCATGACAGGGCAATTATGGAGCATATGTATCGCTGGACTGTTATTAGGCGTAATCGGATGGCTACTGGTTGCCCCATTGGTGCTCGTAATTGATAGTGTTCAGCGATGTTACTCTGTGCAGTGGCGAGGTTTAGCGTCAGTTCAGCTGGTTGCGGGCGGCTGTATTCGTATTTGGGTTCTTGGCTGGACGTATGTATTGGACCCCTGGAGACAAGCAGCTAAACCTAGGCGAAATAAACCGAAAAAGAAATTGCCAGTCAAACCCCGAAAATGGCACATGCCCTTGCGAGTTTTTATCCGTAAGGCCAGGGGTATTTTACAAACCTTTCGGATCCGCACCTCGGATATTAAACTGGATACAGATGATTATCTGATGAATGCATACCTATTTCCGGTATTCAGCTTGTTGTGCAGACCGGGACATCGGTGGCAGATTAACTTCCAGGGTGATACATCCGTAAAACTCGTTATCGAAAACCGGCTGTATCGAATCGTATTCGCCTTACTAGTTTCATAATCATTTAATTTTATTTTCTCATGGAAACAACGGTCAATGATGTATTTACCAAAGTCACGGATTTTTTACGTTCCGAATCAAAAACTGACACCGTAGTGGGTCAAGCCTTCCAGTTAGGTAACTATTCTTGCGTTCCTGTTATTCGATTGGGTATGGGTTTTGGTGGTGGAGCTGGTGAAGGAGACGATAAAAAACAGGGTCATGGTACGGGAAGTGGAGCTGGAGCTGGTTTTGGGCTTGAACCAATCGGTTTTCTGGTCAGCAAGGAAGACCAGATTCAGTTTATCTCTACCAAACAATCCAAAGGATTCAGTGAAGCCTTTGAAAAGGTGCCCGACATTCTTGAGAAATTTTTGACGAAGAAAGCTCAGCCAGAAGCCGTCCCTTTATAAGGAGCAGTTAGTTAGAACCATACAGGAGTGAACGTAGGATGAATTGATGAACGTTATTTTCATCAATTCATCCATTTTTTATTCGAAAATTCTGTCTGAACCATAAGGCCAGTATTAACATAGATGTTGGCGCCGTAATACCCCATGGCAAAGCGAGAAGAAGCATTCCATTTGAAAACTTCGGGTAGAAATAAACAATTGTAATTAAAGGCGTAACTAGTCCATGAACGAAAAAAACACGTTTAACCCAGCGTTGGAATCCTTGCTTTTCAAATACAGGCATAGCGAAAAGCGTTGCTAAGCCCATACATATATACCCGATTGCATCAAAATCCCAAAACAGCGAGTGTGGAGTTTGACGGAGTACCTGAATTTCGTTAGCAGCCCCATCAAGCGACATGGGTATTACTGTTGCCAGTTGAACTACATAATTGGCTGTAACAAATACGGCATAAATACAGGTAAAGATAAGAGCCGCATGACTCCAGAATTTTTTCATATCAGGTGCTGCGTAATGCAAGGCAAGCATCTCCATTAAAAAGGGAATAACGATACAAAGGGAAAATCCATAGATTAGTATTTCATCCCATGGATAATGGATTAATTTGAGCACCTGTAACACCTGAACGAAACCAAAGGCAACTGTTGAGCTAAATGCAGCAATCCCTGACCAAAACCCGATTCTATAAATTGAATGATCCATTTTCTTTTTTAGGCTACGTTGAAATCCTATTTCCTTTCCTATTTGGTGCCTATCTATTGTGATAGCAAAAGCCTTTTTATGGCATAGCAACAAGGGCGTCATGATTTGCCCTTACATCCACGGGCAGCCCCCCCGATTCGGGTTGCGGTTCTTTATTGAATCGAAAAAATAGAACCTTCAGCCAATCAGCCGTTACCACGTAAGTGATCAGAATCAGAATTAGTGCTACTACTTGTTGGACATGAGCAACTGTAAATCCTAACATAGGTGCCAGAGGAGAAACCGGCAGATAAATTGTAATCAATAAGGCGAGCAAACCCGTTATCACCAGCCATTTTCCCGGTCTGCTTTTGATACATGAGTGTCGGGTACGGATAATAAACAGAATGAGCAGTTCGGTAATCGATGACTCAATAAACCAGCCCGTTTGAAAGGGGGAACCCGACAGATGAAAATACTGAAAGAGAGTATAAAATGTAATGAAATCAAACAGAGAGCTGTGTAAACCAAACACAATCATGAAATTACGAATCTGATTCATATCCCATTTCAGCGGTCTGGTTAACTGATCATCGTCAACTTCATCGGAGGCAATGGTCAGAAAGGGCAGGTCTGTGATCAGATTGGTCAACAAAATTTGCTTGGGTAGCATTGGCAGAAACGACAGCAGTAGGGAAGCACCAGCCACACTAAACATATTGCCGAATGTAGCCCCCGTTGTGATGAAAATATACTTCATTGAGTTGGCGAATGATTTGCGGCCCTCTAGAATCCCATCGGCCAGCACCGACAGGTCTTTTTCCAGCAGTACAAAATCGGCGGCTTCCTGCGCAACGTCGACCGCATTGCTGGTCGAGATGCCCACATCGGCGGCATGAATAGCGGCCACATCATTGATGCCATCGCCTATATACGCGACGGTTGCCCCGGACAATTGAAGAGCTTTGATGATACGTTCTTTCTGACGCGGTTCGATTTCAGCAAACACATCCGTTTGGAGCACCTTGACCGTTAAGGCTTCCGTGGTTAACTGATCCAGTACATCGCCGGTCAGTATAACGGGTGTTGTGTTGGCAATGGCTTGGGCTGTATGCATGGCCGCAAACCGGTTGTCGCCTGTAATGATTTTTACGGCTACCTGCAATTTTCGGAGTTGGTTCAGAGAGGCCAATGCACTTTCTTTCAGCGGGTCTTCCAGGAGAATATAGCCTAAGAAAGTCATTTGCGTCTCATCGGCCCGGCTGATTTTATCGGTAGTTACTACCTTGTAAGCCAAGCCCAGCACCCGGTATCCAGCCTGACAATATGCAGCAAATCGGGCTTCTATCGACCTTCGGACGGAATCGTTGATGGGCTTCGACTGACCGGGCTGTGATTCAACCTGACTACACACGTCCAGTATGTTACTTAATGCGCCTTTGGTAACGAAAAATCGCTGTTCGCCTTTTTGTACCGCAATGCTGAGTCGCTTCCGAATGAAATCGTAGGGAATTTCGTCCAATTTACGGTAGTCATCCACCGATAGTTTTAATGAGGCAATTGCCTTGTCGATGGGATTGGTAAAGCCTTTCTGGAGGGACGCATTTAAGTAAGCGTATAGCCTGGCCCGTTCATCGGTTTTGCCCTCCCAGTTCACCATATCATTCACGGTTGCAGTGCCTTCCGTAATGGTACCGGTTTTGTCGGTACACAATATGGTTACTTCCCCAAAATTGAAAATGGAGGACAGTTTTTTTACGATTACTTTTTTGTCCAACATGCGTTTGGCTCCCGCCGACATAGCGAAGGTCATAATAGCGGGCAACAGTTCGGGAGCCATCCCGATCGCGAGGGCCAGTGAAAACAGTACGGAATCGAAAAAAGGCTTTTTAAAATACAGATTGGCTGCCAGAATAACTAACGACAGCGTAATGGTTATTCGCAGCAGAAAGTAGCCAAAGTGTTTGATGCCTTTTTCGAAAGCCGTTTCCTGTGTTTGCGTCAGACTGTGGGCCATTTGACCAAACAGGGTTTGGCTTCCGGTTTGCACAGCGATCGCCCGGGCAGTGCCGCTAATTACATTGGTACCCTGCCACAGGCAGTTGGTTTTCTGATTCAAAGGCAACTTATCAGGAACTGTTCCGGCCATTTTTTCAACTGGATAGGTCTCGCCGGTTAATGAACTTTCATCGACGTGCAGTTCATTGCTTTCCAGAATCCGACAATCAGCAGGAATAATATCGCCCGCATCGAAAATCACTACGTCACCCGGTACAATCTCCTCCGTACGTACCTGCTTTTCGTTCCCATCGCGTAGAATTGTATGTTTCATAGCAATCATCGACCGCAATTTTTCGATGGCTCGTCCTGCATTCAGTTCTTGCCAGAATCCTAGAAAACCGGTTACCAACAGAATCGCCAGAATGATGAGCATGTCGGACGTTTCGCCCAGCATCGCCGACAAAATAACCGCCACCACCAGAAGCAGTACCAGCGGATTGGTAAACTGACGGACCAGCAACTTAAACTCACGACGGAAGCTACTTTCCGTATGCAATTGTTGCCGTTGTGTCCGAATACATTTAGCCGCTTCCCTGGCGGTTAGTCCATTTGGCGACGAATGGAGCGAATGATAAAGTTGTTCTGGTGTTGGCGAAGAGAATGGTAGATTATCCATTGGGAATGATGACGCAAATCGTAATCAAGTACGTAATGCCCAAATCTAAGCCGGTGAACAACGCAGTAAACTGATTACTATCGTCTCTTTAGCTGACTATCCTCATAACTACAAAACAATGATGATCAGCAAATTAGTACATCAAACGGAAACTTTAATAAGGGTTGAATGATGGAATCAATAATCGAACGAAAGTTAACGGACGACAGACCACAGACGCTGATGCTTAATCGGCCGCGAAGCCGCCTGACAGCAATCCTGGCACTGGTTGTATCACTTTTAGTACTCTATGCTTCCCTGCGGGGAGTACTGGACAAACACCTTTATATCGATGCCATAGCAGCCGGCGTACTCTCGAAATCATTGCTGGCGGCTATCCGATTACAGGATCAATTGTCAATCCCGTTTGCTGTAACCCTTTTAATCGTGTCGGTTAGCCATTTTCTATACGCAGGCTATAAGACCTTTCTCGTCCTGCTCGGTCTGGTTGGTAATTTCCTGTATGCCTATGGGCTTTTTGTTATTTCGGGTAATTTCACCGCCATCTACTTGGTTTATCTGGTTATTTTCGGCCTGTCGATTTATTCACTGATTTTTGGGCTTACCAGTTTTGAGCCCGAAGTTGTGAGGTATTTGCAGTTACCCGTTCTGCTCCGTAACAGCATAAGCCTTTTTCTACTGGTTATTGTTTTCATATTCGTTTTTTTATGGGTAAATTCGTTAACGCCCTTGATCAGCAAACACATACGACCTGATACGTACGCTGTATTTATTCTTGATCTCTGTATTGTTATGCCGGGTCTGGCAATCACGGCCGTACAATTGCTACGTCGTATTCCGTTTGGCAACGTCCTGGTGGGTATCTTTCTGATAAAGATCCTAACGCTGATTCTGCCTGTAGCCATCGGCGAAATTCTCCTGTCTACCCATACGAAACCAACCGATTATAGTATGGCTGCTATCTATAGCCTGATTGTTTTCATCAGTCTATTTTTGAGCGTTCACTATCTGCTGAAATTACGATTAACTAAATAGACGAAGCGCTATGCTACTATAGGTAATCAAAATATCATTATCTCACCAGCATTTTACTTCAGTTGAATTTTCCTAAAATGAAACCAAATGTAAAGGCTACATTCTGCAAATCAGCTTGTGATACTACCGGTTGTTCATTGAACTTGTAAAAACTATAGCCAACCCCTAGTCTAAATTTCATCCATTTAGTAATAGTCAACACACCGTAAACCTGTGGTGACACAACTAAACCTCCAAGTCTCGCTGTCGGATATTTAATCCGAAAAATCTGAAAATCAGCCTTATTACCTACAAGCGAAAAGTATCCTGCATTTAATAGCCAGCCAATATGAACTGGTTTTAGATGATTCTGTTCAACCCCGATTAACAGGCCATATTGACCTACGTAGAGAAACAATGGATTATTAATTCGTTCAACATCCAGGGTCGAAACAAATGTAGCGCCATAAGCCGAAATCAGAAATTTATGATTTAAGATAATCCCGGCTTCAATACCCTGAAACGAAAACGGCTGCTTAAAAAAGTTCTGATGCTGGTGAACCAGGGCTCCATACCAAGTCGCATCAGTATGTACCCAATCACGCTTAATCTCACTGTGTTCCTGCTTTATTTGCTGGGCATGAATACCATACGGAACCAGCAGGCAGGCCAATCCGAAAAAGACGAAGCTGCCCTTTTTCATTGGTTTCTGTATAGTTTATACGATAAATAGAAAGTCCATGCCTGCAAAATAGCCATGTTCATTCGCTCTACAATTCCAAAATAAGGCCATTGTTTGAGATAAAACACTGCCGTTAATCCACCAAATAAAAGAATCAGACAGCTGGCTAGAATAGACGCGAAGCCAACGTTTTGCCAACTGCGCTCTTTGCGAAAGCCCAGACCTATTAACAAAGGGGAAGCAATGGTAAAAGGCACGATCAGGGCAGTAATGACCAGATGCATTGTACCTAAAAACGTACTAGCTGCGTTCGGCAAATCTTCAGGGAATATGCCATACGCTATTGAAATACAGTGCAACGTAACAAACATAATGCCTCCCCAAAGCACAAATTTATGATGCTTATTTGCTTCAAAAAGAGTAAATGTTAACGCGAAGAATAGCGCTAACACACCATACAAAGTTGTAAAGGCCAGCATCAATGACTTATTGGGCGCACCAGTTGCTGTTAAATCGCTAATTGGTTGCTGAAAATGATCATAGCCCTTCCACAAGATGCCACCAAGGAGGATATGCAGGACATAAAAAAATACAGCTAACATACCAGATGCCAATAAAACCTGTTTACGTTGTACGTTTACTCTAGGTGTTAATTCCATTGAAATCTATATCTAACGGTTATTAATATACGTCAGCCTGAGCCCTCCACATTACTTGGATTAAGAGACCATTTTGTTTAGGCGTCCTGTAGCCGCTACGGCCTGGCGGAAGGAAAGGTGTAGCCCAATGTAAAGTCACCTGCCCCTTCAGCATTTCCGTTGAAAATCCGGCTGCCCAGAGCCAGGTTTAAGTAGAAATTCCGGCGATACGTCCGTTGGAATCCCCATAGTGCCTCTACACCAAATCCGCTGCCGTCACCAATCGGAACCTGTTCCGATTCACTTTTGGCAACGGCAGGAAGCCGATAACGGGCGCGAACACTGAGATAATTGCCAGAATTATACCGGATAGTTTTTCCTTTTTGCAACCGCCGGTCAAAATTGTAAAAATACCGGGCACCTACGGACACATCTGGATTGAACGTAGTAGATGTATAATACTTTGTTTGATTCGGATCGGTTTCTACTTCCTTAGCTTTGGAATAGCTCGTAATGCGTGCCTCCGAAATGAGAGTAGTACGGTTTCCAAGGCGAAATTCATTCATAAAACCGGGGGCTAAAAAGGCCGCACGCCAGACCGATTTCACTACTTGGGCTGGCTCCTGATTCTGTTGACCCATGACCAGCATAGGCAACAGTACTAAGGCAGTAAGGATTGTTTTCATGATGCTGTGAATCGTAATGTTTCACCACAAATTTGGCCGAATGCAGGAATGAAAGCACTAACGCGGGTCAGGCAAGCAATTGATAATGGTCAAGTGAATTTACTGTTTTGTGAAAGCCTAAGTATTTATCACTTAGCAAATTAAGCTGCTGATGCAACTTATTTATAGAGCTGATTTTGGTCAATATGTTCTCCAGTTTTGGTGCGACATCTTTGCCATGGAATTGGCTAATCGATCGGATTAACAGATTGCCATTCATTCTATCATAAATTCAAACGTATTAGGTCATGAAACCAGACTTGCGTCATTCGCTGTTGCCGGCATTTCCCCAACTCTTCGACAACGACTTTTTCGGTACCCTACATTATTCCAGGACAATGGTTTACCAGCGGTGAACGTCCGGGAGGAAGCTGACAGTTTTCAGTTGGAAGTCATCGCGCCAGGATTGAATAAGGACGATTTTAAACTAGCTATCGACGATGGTATGTTAACGGTCTCGCCGAGACTAAGTCGGAGTCCGAGGAAAAAAAGATACGTATCGTCGAAAAGAATATAACAGCCGATCCTTCAGCCGGGCTTTCGTTTTACCCGATGGAGTCGAAGCTGACAGTGTTCAGGGTACTTATAGTGATGGGGTATTAAAAATTGAACTAAAGAAAAAGATGAGTACACCTAAATCCGAACCGAAACTAATTCCGATTGCCTAATAGGCGATTGACGCCTTTCTCTGGAAGGCAAAGGAGCTTCGGTAATAGGTCTGTATAGGATCTCATTTTTGGCTGCGGCAATACAGACTAACGTACAAGGCCAGTAGTTACCCGGTAATTACTGGCCTTGTACGTTAGTCTTCGTTTAATCGTTGGCTGTTCGACAGTTGCCAGCCCCATACTGAGGATGATCATAACAGCCAGTGACTAAGATCAGCGTGCTTGTAATCAGGACAATGCAGTTTTGTTGACATCAAATCTTAGCCAAACGATGAATTCATCCGTGCTTATACCCTCTGCCAGCCTGGTTGGGCTGACAATCCCTGAGGTCGATGAATCACGGGAGCGCTACGGCACCAATATCCTGCCTGGTCAGTCAACCAACTGGCGTCTTTTTATAGACATTATTACAGAACCTATGTTTGGCTTGCTGGCCGGAGCATGCACCATCTATGGTTTTCTGGGGCAGTGGCACGAAGGGATTGTGTTAGGCATAGCCATGTTGTTGGTGGCGGGGCTTTCGGTGTATGAATCTCTTCGTAGTGATCAGGCTTTGCAGGCACTTCGGCAGTTAACCCAGCCCACTGTTCAGGTGATCCGAAATACCCAACTGATCCAAGTGCCTACCGAGCAGTTGGTTGTGGGCGACATTGTGTTATTGACGGAAGGCCAAACCATACCCGCTGACGGCGTGCTGCTTCAGGCAAACGATTGTTCGGTCGATGAATCCATGCTGACGGGCGAATCGGTTCCCGTTGCTAAAACAGAGGCTGGTATGCCCTGTTTCGGGGGAACGGTGCTAACTTCGGGGCGTATTTTTATACGTATCAATGCGGTTGGCGTTAACACCGAAATAGGGAAACTGGGTCATTCCCTCCAAACCATTAATTCCGAAAAAACACCCCTTCAACAACAAATTCACCAGTTTGTGAATCGAATGGCGTTGATCGGATTGGGTGCTTTTTTGCTGGTTTGGTTTGTCAATTTCGCTCGCTCTGGTGACTGGGTTACGTCTCTTCTGTTTGGACTGACCATGGCCATGACAATCCTGCCTGAAGAAATACCGGTAGCATTCAGCAGCTTTATGGCGTTAGGGGCAGCCCGGATGGCGAAATTGGGTGTGCTGACCAAGCAACCCCAAACTGTCGAAAGCTTAGGGTCGGCCTCGGTCATCTGCATCGACAAAACGGGGACAATTACGCAGGAGGGCATGGTACTTAGCCGGCTCTACATCGGTTCTGAGCAACGTGTGGTGACGCTGCCGGCCGCTATTTCGGCGCCTGCCTGGGACGTACTAGCCTACGCCCGCTGGGCAAGTGAAGCCGAACCGTTTGATTCGATGGAAAAAGCGATTCTGGCGGCTTATCGACAGCATTGTTCGCCTGATGATCCCTACCAGCGACCAATGGTACACGAGTATCCGCTATCGGGAACACCCCCAATGATGACCCACATATATGATTCAAAAACGGGCATCATACAGATTGCAGGCAAAGGAGCTGTTGAGCGAATCGTTCGGGTTTGCCAATTAACCAAACCCGAAGCAGAGGTTATTCTTCAGCAAGCGAGTCAGTTAGCTACCGAAGGCTATCGGGTTTTGGGCGTAGCAGGCAGCCAATGGGGAGCTACTCCATATCCAACCGAGCAGGATGATTTTACCTGGTCATTTAAGGGATTGCTTGCCTTTGAGAACCCACCCAAACCGAATGCCAGTTGGGTTATTGACCAGTTTAAACAGGCGGGTATTGCTGTCAAACTAATCACGGGTGATTCCCCTGAAACCGCCCTCTCCATTGCCCGGCAGGTTGGCTTAACGGATGATAATCAGGTACTGACCGGCGAGCAGGTCATGACTTTATCTGACGAAATGCTATGGAAGCAAGTTAGCCCAATCCGGGTATTTGCCCGTATGCTGCCCGAAGCCAAACTACGAGTCATTCAGGCTCTCAAAGCAAACGGACAGGTCGTAGCCATGACGGGCGATGGCGTCAATGATGGGCCTGCGTTAAAAGCCGCACATATTGGCGTAGCTATGGGCCGACGTGGCACTGAACTGGCTAAACAGGCAGCATCACTTATCCTGTCAACCGATGATCTGGCCAGCATGGTTGAGGCCATTGCGCTCGGGCGTCGCATTTACCAGAATCTTAAAATTGCAGTAGCTTATATCGTTTCCATACACATACCGATCATTTTGATCGTAACGTTACCGTTACTGATCAACTGGCAGTACGCCAACCTGTTGAGCCCCATTCATGTCATTCTGCTGGAGTTGATTATGGGCCCGACCTGCTCTATCGCTTTCGAGCAGGAACCCACCGAGCAGGGATTGATGCATCAACGCCCTCGTCCGCTAAACGCCACTTTTTTTACAGCAAAAGAATTGGGTATGAGTATTATTCAGGGATTGGTAATTGCCCTCATTACGTTGGTTGTTTATTATCTGGGAATGCATAAGGGGCAATCGTTAGAGACAGTACGAACCATGACGTTTTCGAGTCTGATCATGAGCAATATCGGGTTAACCCTGGTAAGTCGATCCAACCGGGTGTCGTTTTTTCAAACCCTGCGAAAGCCCAACCCGGTTCTCTGGAACGTTCTGGGTATAACTGTATTCATCCTGGCAGCCT comes from Spirosoma aureum and encodes:
- the mgtA gene encoding magnesium-translocating P-type ATPase, which codes for MDNLPFSSPTPEQLYHSLHSSPNGLTAREAAKCIRTQRQQLHTESSFRREFKLLVRQFTNPLVLLLVVAVILSAMLGETSDMLIILAILLVTGFLGFWQELNAGRAIEKLRSMIAMKHTILRDGNEKQVRTEEIVPGDVVIFDAGDIIPADCRILESNELHVDESSLTGETYPVEKMAGTVPDKLPLNQKTNCLWQGTNVISGTARAIAVQTGSQTLFGQMAHSLTQTQETAFEKGIKHFGYFLLRITITLSLVILAANLYFKKPFFDSVLFSLALAIGMAPELLPAIMTFAMSAGAKRMLDKKVIVKKLSSIFNFGEVTILCTDKTGTITEGTATVNDMVNWEGKTDERARLYAYLNASLQKGFTNPIDKAIASLKLSVDDYRKLDEIPYDFIRKRLSIAVQKGEQRFFVTKGALSNILDVCSQVESQPGQSKPINDSVRRSIEARFAAYCQAGYRVLGLAYKVVTTDKISRADETQMTFLGYILLEDPLKESALASLNQLRKLQVAVKIITGDNRFAAMHTAQAIANTTPVILTGDVLDQLTTEALTVKVLQTDVFAEIEPRQKERIIKALQLSGATVAYIGDGINDVAAIHAADVGISTSNAVDVAQEAADFVLLEKDLSVLADGILEGRKSFANSMKYIFITTGATFGNMFSVAGASLLLSFLPMLPKQILLTNLITDLPFLTIASDEVDDDQLTRPLKWDMNQIRNFMIVFGLHSSLFDFITFYTLFQYFHLSGSPFQTGWFIESSITELLILFIIRTRHSCIKSRPGKWLVITGLLALLITIYLPVSPLAPMLGFTVAHVQQVVALILILITYVVTADWLKVLFFRFNKEPQPESGGLPVDVRANHDALVAMP
- a CDS encoding SDR family NAD(P)-dependent oxidoreductase; translated protein: MDKDLLGKTALVTGAASGIGKATALLYGQHGAHVMLSDVNETQGQEVVDQINAAGGAAHFYKADVGDPTQCQHLIQATVSAFGHLDIAFNNAGIGGELNLTADYSVEGWQKIINVNLNSVFYCMKYELEVMLKQNSTGSIVNMASILGQVGTAQSPGYVAAKHGVVGLTQATALEYAAKGIRINAVGPAYIDTPLLGVLPNDVKEMLVDLHPIGRLGRSEEVAELVVFLSSDKASFVTGSYYPIDGGYLAR
- a CDS encoding DUF998 domain-containing protein, which produces MELTPRVNVQRKQVLLASGMLAVFFYVLHILLGGILWKGYDHFQQPISDLTATGAPNKSLMLAFTTLYGVLALFFALTFTLFEANKHHKFVLWGGIMFVTLHCISIAYGIFPEDLPNAASTFLGTMHLVITALIVPFTIASPLLIGLGFRKERSWQNVGFASILASCLILLFGGLTAVFYLKQWPYFGIVERMNMAILQAWTFYLSYKLYRNQ
- a CDS encoding GerW family sporulation protein, which translates into the protein METTVNDVFTKVTDFLRSESKTDTVVGQAFQLGNYSCVPVIRLGMGFGGGAGEGDDKKQGHGTGSGAGAGFGLEPIGFLVSKEDQIQFISTKQSKGFSEAFEKVPDILEKFLTKKAQPEAVPL
- a CDS encoding cation-translocating P-type ATPase produces the protein MNSSVLIPSASLVGLTIPEVDESRERYGTNILPGQSTNWRLFIDIITEPMFGLLAGACTIYGFLGQWHEGIVLGIAMLLVAGLSVYESLRSDQALQALRQLTQPTVQVIRNTQLIQVPTEQLVVGDIVLLTEGQTIPADGVLLQANDCSVDESMLTGESVPVAKTEAGMPCFGGTVLTSGRIFIRINAVGVNTEIGKLGHSLQTINSEKTPLQQQIHQFVNRMALIGLGAFLLVWFVNFARSGDWVTSLLFGLTMAMTILPEEIPVAFSSFMALGAARMAKLGVLTKQPQTVESLGSASVICIDKTGTITQEGMVLSRLYIGSEQRVVTLPAAISAPAWDVLAYARWASEAEPFDSMEKAILAAYRQHCSPDDPYQRPMVHEYPLSGTPPMMTHIYDSKTGIIQIAGKGAVERIVRVCQLTKPEAEVILQQASQLATEGYRVLGVAGSQWGATPYPTEQDDFTWSFKGLLAFENPPKPNASWVIDQFKQAGIAVKLITGDSPETALSIARQVGLTDDNQVLTGEQVMTLSDEMLWKQVSPIRVFARMLPEAKLRVIQALKANGQVVAMTGDGVNDGPALKAAHIGVAMGRRGTELAKQAASLILSTDDLASMVEAIALGRRIYQNLKIAVAYIVSIHIPIILIVTLPLLINWQYANLLSPIHVILLELIMGPTCSIAFEQEPTEQGLMHQRPRPLNATFFTAKELGMSIIQGLVIALITLVVYYLGMHKGQSLETVRTMTFSSLIMSNIGLTLVSRSNRVSFFQTLRKPNPVLWNVLGITVFILAASLFVPAIRSFMQFSSLSGVQLGQCILAGFIGTFWVEGYKWWKRKTV